The Benincasa hispida cultivar B227 chromosome 11, ASM972705v1, whole genome shotgun sequence genome has a segment encoding these proteins:
- the LOC120090634 gene encoding uncharacterized protein LOC120090634: MNAYKNAKLYKERTKKWHDDRISNQTFFEGQQVLLFNAHLRLFPGKLKSCWSGPLCIKTIFPHGAMELTTEDGNNAFKANGQRIKPYYGGDVERRMETIDLGK, translated from the coding sequence ATGAACGCCTACAAAAATGCCAAGCTCTATAAGGAGAGAACCAAAAAGTGGCATGATGACCGCATAAGCAACCAGACATTCTTCGAGGGTCAACAGGTACTTTTGTTTAACGCGCATTTGCGATTATTTCCAGGGAAGTTGAAGTCCTGCTGGTCTGGGCCATTAtgcatcaagactatctttccccatGGCGCAATGGAGCTAACAACTGAAGATGGGAACAACGCATTTAAAGCCAATGGTCAACGAATTAAGCCCTACTATGGGGGTGATGTGGAACGACGCATGGAGACCATCGACTTAGGCAAGTAG
- the LOC120090635 gene encoding uncharacterized protein LOC120090635, which yields MKDPGSFTLPCSIGGKEVRYVLCDLGACINLMPSSIFKKLNIDKARPTTVTLQLANRSITHLERKIEDVLVQVDKFIFPADFILLDYEAEILPIILGRPFLAIGRALIDVQRKELTIRVNDQQVKFNVLNALKYPSDMENCQYVGELQEEHWHEPLEELEEEDFGIGAMWEENCTAIQIESDFETIKLSE from the coding sequence ATGAAGGATCCAGGGAGTTTCACATTGCCATGCTCGATAGGGGGAAAAGAAGTCAGATATGTGCTGTGTGATTTGGGAGCGTGTATAAACCTAATGCCCTCGTCAATcttcaaaaagttaaatatcGACAAAGCAAGACCCACCACGGTTACGTTGCAGTTGGCCAATAGATCAATAACACATCTAGAGCGcaaaatagaggatgtacttGTGCAAGTAGATAAGTTTATCTTCCCTGCTGACTTTATCTTATTAGATTATGAAGCTGAAATCctgcctatcatcttgggtcgcccatttcttgCAATAGGGCGAGCATTGATCGACGTACAGAGAAAAGAACTTACCATAAGGGTCAACGATCAGCAGGTTAAGTTTAACGTCctcaatgcgttgaaatacCCGAGTGATATGGAAAATTGTCAATATGTTGGGGAATTGCAGGAAGAACATTGGCACGAGCCCCTAGAagaattggaggaagaagacTTTGGGATCGGCGCAATGTGGGAGGAAAATTGCACCGCAATTCAAATTGAGTCAGATTTTGAAACAATCAAGTTATCTGAATGA